The DNA region AAATGTCTAAGATGCAGTAAGTTTGTCAATTTATGTTATCAAATTTCTtgattcttttttgtttttaaggATTTCAGTCATAGAGAATTGTCAGGATTGTATGGTATTATCTTGTTCCGTGATAGCTTCTGTGGCTGGTTGGAGCTGCCTAATAGTCGCTTTGCATACAAGAAAAGCTCCTTTTCATATCATTTGTTTCCTTCCCTCTCGTCTTTCTCCCCTTCCTTGTTTATTTGTTACTCAAACTATTAATTTAACTCTCTTCAGTATGTTGCGTACCCACAGGATATCTGCTCTATGAAAATTCTCAAAAACTATGTATCTATATCCAGAAGGTTGATGCTTCTATTGAGATCTGTGAACAGATAAGACTATAAGATGCATCTTGCTTGATATAATACAGTTAAATACCAATAGAAAATATTAGTAGGTGTTAAATATTAAATTCACATTTTCAAATTAGCTCTATGCAAAAATTTATcccccaaaaggaaaaaaaagagtagCTCTATGTAAAACTTTATGAGGTGCCTCCTACtaccaaaaaaaaatacttttctccCAGCAAGTCTCTAAGTCTTTCTTGTATGAGCATTGTTAAGTGAGGGCAAAATGGGAAAGTAACTAATGGGAATAGTACATCGCAGCTTTATATATACCTGTTAtgttaaagttttttttttaaacctCCTTGTTATGTAAGCTCCAATTAAGATAATATTTCTCTCCTATATTCAGCAGTTTTCGACCTGGTAATAATAATGTCACTATGACACTTCAAGAAAGAAGGTAGATATTTTTTTTGGATAAGGTAAGGTAGAAGAAAGGAGGTGGATATTGGCTTCGGAAAACTTGTACGTGGCTTTTTGTTGTCAAACTTTGTTATCTATTTTCCGTTCCTTTCAAATCAGTGAAAGCAAAAAAGGAGACcacatttttttttaatcatttctCTTTCAGGTCCATATTATCCCAATTTACGGAGGAGCAAATGAGTAGATATGAATCTTTTCGGAGATCTGGATTTCAGAAATCGAACATGAAGCGGGTATGTTTTGCCATTCTACCCCTTTACCATCTTTTATTTTCCTCAATTTCAAAGCCTGAATATGTTCTATATTATTGTACACAAAGTACAACAGATGATGTCTTGAGAGTGGTTCTCTCCTCTCCCTTAGCTTGTGCGTGTGTGTTTGTGGCCTTATTCATGTATGTGTTGCCTTATGTTTGCTTGGGCTGGGGAATGGAGTTAGACAAAAAGGAATACACTGAGAAAATGGGCAGAACTTAATTTTTCTATCTAATGTGACTTCATAATCAGTATTGTCCAGTCCTTCCACGGAGCCCTCATAACCAATAAACCACTTCCATTTTCTTTATATTCATCTCTGATACTCGCAAAATATTTCATCTCTTCGACTTGCATAGTTCCTAATATAGTAATTTTCTCCCTCCGTCTCCAACTCTCTATGAGAAGACTTTAATTTGGAAATTGTCTCACATGCAGTCTCATGCTAGTTTGTGTCTGATTTGTGTGAGTTCAGAGGGCCTTTTATCTGATATTTTCCCCTAACATTTAGCCCGTTTAAGCATTAAGTGTTGTCTTTCCGTAAGAATATAATGTCAAAATGACAAATTGTTAAAGATATATGTTGGAGAGAATATCTTTGTTCTCTATGGTCTTGTGGCCCATTGAGATGCTTACTTGTCTAATCTTATACTTTTCCTAGCATGATTTGGTATCATTTGTTTGAGTTGAGATGGCCTCATTACCAGATATTTGACCAATCCCTAACATTTAGCCCATTGAAGCAAAGTGTTTCGTCTTTCATTACAGACGTGATTCTCAGAAAATTGAGAATGAAACCAAATCTCTGTGAATATTATTGGGAAACATGAGGAACTTGTTGAAGCCTCAGGGCGTGAGATGTTTGCTTTTCCAGTTGGATAATTTGATTTTCTTACGTACTCTCTCGTGAATCTTCTTCTGTGTTGTCAATGCAGTTGCTGACGAGCATCACCGGAAGTGCCAAGATATCTATTCCTATGACAATTGTGGTTTCTGGGATAGCGAAAATGTTTGTTGGTGAGCTAATTGAAACAGGTCCATAGACATCTATAACTTTTTATAAGATGCTTACTGAAGCAAAATGTTTCATGATTTGGAAACAACAAGGGGTGTTGTTTCTGGCATGATTTTATTTTCTCCCCTAAACTTTATTTAGTTTCTTTTCTTTGAGCCTAGTGCACAGCTTCAAATATTTGGCCAAACTGCCATTGGTGTCTGATCAATTTGCGACAATCATGATTCAAAGCCTTAGAGCCCATATTGTCATATACTGTCCATGACTAAGCGTGTTGGTGGTTAAAATTTATTTGGAAACTTACCCCTATAAAGTACTAAAGAGTGGCATAAAATGTCTTAGGGATTCACACATTGCATGGAAGAGTCCTGTGCTAATTAAACCACTGTTGTCAAAGGCTCATTCgaggcgcgcttaagccctgaaacTCAAAAAAATCACTTAGGTCTTAGGCTGCGCTTCAGTGTAGGCAAGGCACTAAGgcgtgcgcctgattgccaataagTTCTATCTTGAACAAAGCGGtgcaaaataataaatataattggcAAAAAGATATATTAATTGTTAAGAAATCGTTATGAATGAAATTCTTAATTTTTCCTTGCATTACATATATGGTTTTATTTTTTTCTAGAAAAGCCCTGATAGATCTGGAAACACCTGCAATCAGCGAATGAGAAGGGCTTTAAGGCAAGATAAATAAAATGACTTTTCTGCATGCCTGTTGACCCAAAAGCATTGCCACCCCTTTGTTGCTAGTGTTCTCTGCTACCTTCTACCTGTAAAAGCTCAATCTCACTCTTTGCCCTGCTTCTCCTCTCCCTTCGTCAAAAGATTGATAGACGGAATGTCTTTTGTAAACCTAAGTGAGCTGTGGTTAACCAATTTCCACTGTAATTATGCAGTGAAAAGTTGCTAATTCCTGAATAGTGCTTTTACTATGTGAGACTTTAGTTAACTGAAGGGCTGCTGGTGACAATCTTTAGTGTTTTAAGGTGGAAATGTCCTCGGTGAAGAAAAGTTGAAGGGCCTATGCTGTATTAATTTTTTCCcaagctatgttgctcggactctccaaaaatatcgatgggtgcgtgtcggatcctccaaaaatagtttattttggaggatccgacacgggtgcggcagctgttttggagagtccgcgcaacatagtCCCCAAGTAATCAATTTGATACTCAGTCATATTATAATTCATTTTGCAGCTAGAATGGTGATGGCAGAGAGAAAAGATACAGGGCCAATCAGGCCGTGTCACGTTAGAGAAGCATATAGAAGGCTAAAACATGAAGGCAAGATTCCAAAAAAATCAGTGCCAAGACTTTTCCGTTAGCGGATGTTGAAGCAACCTGTA from Nicotiana tabacum cultivar K326 chromosome 24, ASM71507v2, whole genome shotgun sequence includes:
- the LOC107762428 gene encoding transcription initiation factor TFIID subunit 11-like, coding for MKRSKDPFEAAFEGQDDSLPESPVGIDENEGQDQAAVDVHVHGGDDANTGSRDNPSASRAASVSVGTAGPISKPKEEDEEEEEENMDVQLGKFSASSDPDKMSKMQSILSQFTEEQMSRYESFRRSGFQKSNMKRLLTSITGSAKISIPMTIVVSGIAKMFVGELIETARMVMAERKDTGPIRPCHVREAYRRLKHEGKIPKKSVPRLFR